The Procambarus clarkii isolate CNS0578487 chromosome 37, FALCON_Pclarkii_2.0, whole genome shotgun sequence genome window below encodes:
- the LOC123765901 gene encoding proline-rich protein HaeIII subfamily 1-like gives MGATTISDPPPATHLQRPTSSDPPPATHLQRPTSSDPPPATHLQGPTSSDPPPATHLQRPTSSDPPPASHLQRPTSRDPPPATHLQGPTSSDPPPATHLQRPTSSDPPPATHLQGPTSSDPPPGTHLQRPTSRDPPPVTHLQRPTSSDPPPATHLQRPTSRDPPPATHLQGPTSSDPPPATHLQRPTSSDPPQATSVSLRKTITSPLASVAFGTNDVNSYAFYFGSAGR, from the coding sequence ATGGGGGCTACCACCATTAGCGACCCACCTCCAGCGACCCACCTCCAGCGACCCACCTCCAGCGACCCACCTCCAGCGACCCACCTCCAGCGACCCACCTCCAGCGACCCACCTCCAGCGACCCACCTCCAGGGACCCACCTCCAGCGACCCACCTCCAGCGACCCACCTCCAGCGACCCACCTCCAGCGACCCACCTCCAGCGTCCCACCTCCAGCGACCCACCTCCAGGGACCCACCTCCAGCGACCCACCTCCAGGGACCCACCTCCAGTGACCCACCTCCAGCGACCCACCTCCAGCGACCCACCTCCAGCGACCCACCTCCAGCGACCCACCTCCAGGGACCCACCTCCAGCGACCCACCTCCAGGGACCCACCTCCAGCGACCCACCTCCAGGGACCCACCTCCAGTGACCCACCTCCAGCGACCCACCTCCAGCGACCCACCTCCAGCGACCCACCTCCAGCGACCCACCTCCAGGGACCCACCTCCAGCGACCCACCTCCAGGGACCCACCTCCAGCGACCCACCTCCAGCGACCCACCTCCAGCGACCCACCTCCAGCGACCCACCTCAGGCCACATCCGTTTCATTGAGAAAGACTATTACGTCGCCTCTCGCCTCAG